A window of Luteolibacter flavescens contains these coding sequences:
- a CDS encoding CHAP domain-containing protein translates to MVELATADLHIRETEGSNRGPGIEKYWSATSYPGGYEARQPYCAAAVCWWVEQAAKDVGYTALPLLRSARAFDFHQWGKTNDSAGRKVSVIAKSDEILPGDIIVFSFSHVGIAEARSPKGRDVQTIEANTSPSSTNNEGGGVYRRTRSRNLIRAIVRITA, encoded by the coding sequence ATGGTGGAGCTGGCGACCGCAGATCTCCACATCCGCGAGACCGAGGGCAGCAACCGCGGCCCCGGCATCGAGAAGTATTGGTCAGCCACAAGCTATCCGGGCGGCTACGAGGCCCGCCAGCCATACTGTGCGGCCGCGGTCTGCTGGTGGGTGGAGCAGGCTGCCAAGGATGTGGGCTACACAGCTCTGCCGCTGCTCCGATCTGCCCGTGCTTTCGATTTCCACCAGTGGGGGAAGACGAACGACTCGGCGGGGCGGAAGGTCTCGGTCATCGCCAAGAGCGACGAGATCCTCCCGGGCGACATCATCGTCTTCTCGTTCTCCCACGTCGGCATCGCCGAGGCCCGCTCCCCCAAAGGACGCGACGTCCAGACCATCGAGGCGAACACCTCGCCCTCCAGCACCAACAACGAAGGCGGCGGCGTTTACCGTCGCACCCGCTCCCGCAACCTCATCCGCGCCATCGTGCGCATCACCGCCTGA
- a CDS encoding ABC transporter permease, whose amino-acid sequence MNRGAAITVTGIVTALFAVFFLYPAFSVIGEAFRTPQGGFTLDFVGDIFRNPIYREGLWNALALGVTSTVVTFFIAFPLALVSHRYDFAGRGLLGILILIPLVLPPFVGAIGIRHMLGVEGSLNALLMELGMMNRETPVDWLARGRFWGIVAMNALHLYPILYMNITAALSNLDPAMEQAAENLGCTPARRLWRITLPLAMPGIFAGSAIVFVWAFTELGVPLVFDYTRVAPVQVFDGIKDLSGNPTPYALVAVLLVISALVFGVTKWLFGQQTAAATPRPKGRGAEVKLRGLKSLGCAMLFGTVFLVASLPHLGVILLSLSDDWYKTVLPIALKFDHYLDALGDPLVVPSIRNSLFYASFATLVDLVLGVAIAWVIVRSTIRGRAILDGLMMLPLAVPGLVLAFGYLALTQEGRPLHFLIGEGGNPALLLIVAYAVRRLPYVVRSAVAGLQQSNPLLEEAARSMGAGWLSTLRKISLPLIAANLAAGCILAFAFAMLEVSDSLILAQQVEYYPITKTIYSLLSSLGNGHELAAALGTWAMVFLSIAIAGAAAMAGKRGGLFRF is encoded by the coding sequence ATGAATCGCGGCGCTGCCATCACGGTGACGGGCATCGTCACGGCGCTCTTCGCGGTCTTCTTCCTGTATCCGGCATTCTCGGTCATCGGGGAGGCCTTTCGCACGCCGCAGGGGGGCTTCACGCTGGATTTCGTGGGGGATATTTTCCGGAATCCCATCTACCGCGAGGGCCTGTGGAATGCGCTGGCGCTGGGGGTGACGAGCACGGTGGTGACCTTCTTCATCGCCTTCCCGCTGGCGCTGGTCTCGCACCGGTATGATTTCGCGGGGAGGGGTCTGTTAGGCATCCTCATCCTCATCCCGCTGGTGCTGCCGCCCTTCGTGGGGGCCATCGGCATCCGCCACATGCTGGGGGTGGAGGGCTCGCTGAATGCGCTGCTGATGGAGCTGGGCATGATGAACCGCGAGACCCCGGTGGACTGGCTGGCGCGCGGGCGCTTCTGGGGGATCGTGGCGATGAACGCTCTCCACCTCTACCCGATCCTTTACATGAACATCACCGCCGCGCTGTCCAATCTGGACCCGGCGATGGAGCAGGCGGCGGAAAATCTGGGCTGCACGCCGGCGCGGCGGCTGTGGCGGATCACCCTGCCGCTGGCGATGCCGGGCATCTTCGCGGGCTCGGCTATCGTCTTCGTGTGGGCCTTCACGGAGCTGGGGGTGCCGCTGGTCTTCGACTACACGCGGGTAGCGCCGGTGCAGGTCTTCGACGGGATCAAGGATCTCTCGGGGAATCCCACGCCGTACGCGCTGGTGGCGGTACTGCTGGTGATCTCGGCGTTGGTCTTTGGCGTGACGAAGTGGCTCTTCGGCCAGCAGACGGCGGCTGCGACGCCGCGTCCGAAGGGCCGGGGAGCGGAGGTGAAGCTGCGCGGGCTGAAGTCGCTGGGCTGCGCGATGCTCTTCGGCACGGTCTTCCTGGTGGCCTCGCTGCCGCACTTGGGGGTGATCCTGCTTTCGCTCTCGGACGATTGGTACAAGACGGTGCTGCCGATCGCGCTGAAATTCGATCACTACCTCGACGCTCTGGGCGATCCGCTGGTGGTGCCGTCGATCCGGAACAGCCTCTTCTACGCCTCCTTCGCCACGCTGGTGGATCTGGTGCTGGGGGTGGCCATCGCGTGGGTCATCGTGCGCAGCACCATCCGCGGCCGGGCGATCCTGGACGGGCTGATGATGCTGCCGCTGGCGGTGCCCGGGCTGGTCCTGGCCTTCGGCTACCTGGCGCTGACGCAGGAGGGGCGGCCGCTGCATTTCCTCATCGGTGAGGGGGGGAATCCCGCGCTGCTGCTCATCGTGGCGTATGCAGTACGACGCCTGCCGTACGTGGTGCGGTCCGCGGTGGCGGGCCTGCAGCAGAGCAATCCGCTGCTGGAGGAGGCGGCGCGCTCGATGGGTGCGGGCTGGCTCAGCACGCTGCGGAAGATTTCCCTGCCACTCATCGCGGCGAATCTCGCGGCGGGATGCATCCTCGCGTTCGCCTTCGCAATGCTGGAGGTGAGCGACAGCCTCATCCTCGCACAGCAGGTGGAGTACTATCCCATCACGAAGACGATCTACTCGCTGCTCTCCTCGCTGGGGAATGGCCACGAGCTGGCCGCGGCGCTGGGCACGTGGGCGATGGTCTTCCTCTCCATCGCCATCGCCGGTGCGGCGGCGATGGCAGGGAAGCGCGGCGGGCTTTTCCGCTTCTGA
- a CDS encoding ABC transporter substrate-binding protein: MMRRFLPILLLLAAVIAAPILLRRDSDLAEIGQGDDRLVIITPHNESIRSEFGEAFAKHWKAKTGRTLNIEWQIPGGTSEIVRVIESRFTAAGEIGKAGVGIDIFFGGGEPEFNGQAAKGRFVPLAVFQEQPGWFADSVIPRTFTGENFYEADHLWVGTCLSQMGICYNRDSIKRLRQLPLRKWDDLADPALAGYVALGDPTKSGSVNRAYEMMIQEKMQQVIREKGDSPEAREEGWKQGLNLLQAMAANARYFTDSASKVPHDVAQGDAAAGTCIDFYGRSFEESLSRRGRQSRLVWTAPLGGTSVSVDPIAILKGAPNEAIAQEFVTYVLSKEGQLMWNVKAGQPGGPRETALRRLPLRRDVYTTENLARFSDPDALPYERSGGFQYQRELTGPAFRALQQVFRAMAIDPHDEMKDAWVAMRNNAGPRQRPLAETAAGQAFYDVSHLSYARLMDEIVPLVGKRDPLATSREMARISATFRANYQRAAALATKGGAP; this comes from the coding sequence ATGATGCGACGTTTCCTCCCCATCCTCCTGCTGCTGGCCGCGGTGATCGCCGCGCCGATCCTGCTGCGGCGGGACTCGGATCTGGCGGAGATCGGCCAAGGGGATGACCGGCTGGTGATCATCACGCCGCACAATGAGTCGATCCGCTCGGAATTCGGCGAGGCATTCGCGAAGCACTGGAAGGCGAAGACGGGGCGGACGCTGAATATCGAGTGGCAGATCCCGGGCGGCACCTCGGAGATCGTGCGGGTCATCGAGAGCCGCTTCACCGCGGCAGGGGAGATCGGGAAGGCGGGCGTGGGAATCGATATCTTCTTTGGCGGTGGCGAGCCTGAGTTCAATGGTCAGGCGGCGAAGGGCCGCTTCGTGCCGCTGGCGGTCTTCCAGGAGCAGCCGGGGTGGTTTGCGGACAGCGTGATCCCGCGGACCTTCACGGGGGAGAATTTCTACGAGGCGGATCACCTGTGGGTGGGCACCTGCCTCTCGCAGATGGGCATCTGCTACAACAGGGACTCGATCAAGCGGCTGCGTCAACTGCCGCTGCGGAAGTGGGACGACCTGGCGGACCCGGCGCTGGCGGGCTACGTGGCACTCGGCGACCCGACGAAGAGCGGCTCGGTGAACCGCGCCTACGAGATGATGATCCAGGAGAAGATGCAGCAGGTCATCCGCGAAAAGGGCGACAGCCCGGAGGCGCGCGAGGAGGGCTGGAAGCAGGGGCTGAACCTGCTGCAAGCGATGGCGGCAAACGCGCGCTACTTCACGGACTCCGCCAGCAAGGTGCCGCACGATGTGGCGCAGGGCGATGCGGCGGCAGGGACGTGCATCGATTTCTACGGGCGCTCCTTCGAGGAGTCGCTGTCCCGCCGCGGCCGGCAGTCCCGGCTGGTGTGGACGGCTCCGCTGGGCGGCACCTCGGTGAGCGTGGACCCCATCGCGATCCTCAAGGGCGCGCCGAACGAGGCGATCGCGCAGGAATTCGTGACCTACGTGCTGAGCAAGGAGGGGCAACTTATGTGGAATGTGAAGGCAGGCCAGCCGGGCGGTCCGCGGGAGACGGCTCTACGGCGGCTGCCGCTGCGGCGCGATGTCTACACGACGGAGAATCTGGCGCGCTTCTCGGATCCGGATGCGCTTCCCTACGAGCGCAGCGGCGGCTTCCAGTATCAGCGGGAGCTCACGGGGCCGGCCTTTCGCGCGTTGCAGCAGGTCTTCCGCGCCATGGCGATCGACCCGCATGACGAGATGAAGGACGCGTGGGTGGCCATGCGGAATAATGCGGGGCCCCGCCAGCGCCCGCTGGCGGAGACCGCGGCGGGGCAGGCCTTTTACGATGTGTCACACCTTTCCTACGCGCGGCTGATGGATGAGATCGTGCCGCTGGTGGGCAAGCGCGACCCGCTGGCGACCTCGCGCGAGATGGCGAGGATCTCCGCGACCTTCCGGGCGAATTACCAGCGCGCGGCTGCCCTTGCGACGAAAGGAGGCGCGCCATGA
- a CDS encoding ABC transporter ATP-binding protein codes for MDAIIADSIVKDFGSVRALDGVSVEVAAGELFFLLGASGCGKTTLLRCIAGLETPTSGTISFGERDVTTLPPHKREAAMVFQSYALWPHLSVEKNVAFGLEERKIPRAEIRQRVGEALDLVHLTGLGERGIDQLSGGQQQRVALARALVVRPKCLLLDEPLSNLDAKLRIEMRREIRRIVKEGGLTAIYVTHDQEEALSMADRMAVMNRGKIEQLGTSEDVYRNPHTAFVASFIGETNLIKGRVVEVRGEYAMVKTEAGPLVGRVTRPEWQPVAGDDVTLSIRPEAWHVEAASGENGVTGKITERSYLGQRIQYVVDTPLGPQQVVELNPHVVREPGETPVRLTARHADVAVLQVQMQVNMR; via the coding sequence ATGGATGCCATCATTGCGGATTCCATCGTCAAAGATTTCGGCAGCGTCAGGGCCCTGGACGGGGTGTCCGTGGAGGTGGCCGCGGGGGAGCTGTTTTTCCTGCTGGGTGCCTCGGGCTGCGGGAAGACGACGCTGCTGCGGTGCATCGCGGGGCTGGAGACGCCGACTTCGGGAACGATTTCCTTTGGCGAGCGGGACGTGACCACGCTGCCGCCGCACAAGCGCGAGGCGGCGATGGTCTTCCAGAGCTACGCGCTGTGGCCGCACCTGAGCGTGGAGAAGAACGTGGCCTTCGGCCTGGAGGAGCGGAAGATCCCGCGGGCTGAGATCCGGCAGCGGGTGGGGGAGGCGCTGGACCTGGTGCACCTGACGGGGCTGGGGGAGCGGGGGATCGACCAGCTCTCCGGCGGCCAGCAGCAGCGGGTGGCGCTGGCGCGCGCACTGGTGGTGAGGCCGAAGTGCCTGCTGCTGGATGAACCGCTGTCAAATCTGGACGCGAAGCTGAGGATCGAGATGCGGCGGGAGATCCGCCGGATCGTGAAGGAAGGCGGTCTGACGGCGATCTACGTGACGCACGATCAGGAGGAGGCGCTGTCGATGGCGGACCGGATGGCGGTGATGAACCGCGGGAAAATCGAGCAGCTCGGGACTTCGGAAGATGTTTACCGGAATCCCCACACGGCCTTCGTGGCGAGCTTCATCGGCGAGACGAATCTGATCAAGGGACGCGTGGTCGAGGTGCGCGGCGAGTATGCGATGGTGAAGACGGAGGCTGGCCCGCTGGTGGGCCGGGTGACGCGCCCGGAGTGGCAGCCGGTGGCGGGGGATGATGTGACGCTGTCCATCCGCCCGGAGGCCTGGCATGTGGAGGCGGCGAGCGGGGAAAACGGGGTGACGGGGAAAATCACCGAGCGCTCCTACCTGGGGCAGCGCATCCAGTATGTGGTGGATACTCCGCTGGGGCCGCAGCAGGTGGTGGAGCTGAATCCGCATGTGGTGCGGGAGCCGGGCGAGACGCCGGTGCGGCTGACGGCACGGCATGCGGACGTGGCGGTGCTACAGGTGCAGATGCAAGTGAACATGCGATAA
- a CDS encoding RICIN domain-containing protein, which produces MKSNSTNRIPGGTASSGGWLLLSFAVLSSASAWAQVANGTYKIVARHSGQALEANGTGSQSTLKQLPYEGRASQQWTLTSLGGGQYQIMGVQSGLYAQVTGSSQANDAEVRLYPWVNQNNFKVTLEATEDGYYRIKFVHSNKGLAVYRGVGPLLDSSYNYGFKAVQRDSGGLLDDQWKFLPTGHVANAGNPFEMIVLPDTQKYTNEWNGGTHEMFYGQTAWIANNRTTRNIKYVAHVGDIVDNQNVPAQWVVADTAMSTLDDTVPYGVVPGNHDYNWWETVPVTQSYHQIFGASRWAGKSYYGGSFGALSNENHFDLITANGIDFVIIYLCWRDKDNPNQAEYDWADSILKAYPDRKGILVSHEIINPHRSWGWNGQQMYDTVKGNPNLFLTLCGHYGGEAIRYDRFGNNIVHSVLADYQGDVNGGNGKLRVMKFVPAENIIRIETYSTHTNQWYTNSGAQISIPFEMGIVNGGIYELEPLCAPGSRMEVRSGNSANSSNVSLWTDNNSNPQRWRVELQTDGSYELIPQHATGMRLNVASAGTSNGTNVDIYADQNSNSQRFVLQSQSDGWYEIAPKHAPAMRLDVQGGLSANNTNIRLYTDNNSAAQRWKLIKQP; this is translated from the coding sequence ATGAAATCAAACTCGACCAATCGCATCCCGGGCGGCACCGCGAGCTCCGGTGGATGGCTTCTTCTTTCCTTCGCGGTGCTTTCCTCCGCATCGGCATGGGCACAGGTGGCGAATGGCACCTACAAGATCGTGGCCCGGCACTCGGGCCAGGCGCTGGAGGCAAATGGCACCGGCAGCCAGTCCACGCTGAAGCAGCTCCCCTACGAGGGCAGGGCCAGCCAGCAGTGGACGCTGACCAGCCTCGGCGGCGGGCAATACCAGATCATGGGCGTGCAGAGCGGCCTCTACGCGCAGGTCACCGGATCCAGCCAGGCGAACGATGCAGAGGTGCGCCTCTACCCGTGGGTGAACCAGAACAACTTCAAGGTGACGCTGGAAGCCACGGAGGACGGCTACTACCGCATCAAGTTCGTCCACTCGAACAAAGGGCTGGCCGTCTATCGCGGCGTCGGTCCGCTACTAGATTCATCGTACAATTACGGCTTCAAGGCCGTGCAGCGCGACTCCGGCGGGCTGCTCGACGACCAGTGGAAATTCCTGCCGACGGGTCACGTCGCCAATGCGGGCAATCCCTTCGAGATGATCGTGCTGCCGGACACGCAGAAGTATACCAACGAGTGGAACGGCGGCACCCACGAGATGTTCTACGGCCAGACGGCATGGATCGCGAACAACCGTACCACGCGGAACATCAAGTACGTCGCCCACGTCGGCGACATCGTGGACAACCAGAACGTGCCCGCGCAGTGGGTGGTGGCGGACACCGCCATGTCCACGCTGGACGATACCGTGCCCTACGGCGTGGTGCCCGGAAACCACGACTACAACTGGTGGGAGACGGTGCCGGTGACCCAGTCGTATCACCAGATCTTCGGCGCGAGCCGCTGGGCGGGGAAGAGCTACTATGGAGGTAGTTTTGGCGCGCTGAGCAATGAGAACCACTTCGACCTGATCACGGCGAACGGCATCGACTTCGTGATCATCTACCTGTGCTGGCGCGACAAGGACAACCCGAACCAGGCGGAATACGACTGGGCGGACAGCATCCTGAAGGCCTACCCGGACCGCAAGGGCATCCTGGTCAGCCACGAAATCATCAATCCGCACCGGAGCTGGGGATGGAATGGCCAGCAGATGTACGACACGGTGAAGGGGAATCCGAATCTCTTCCTCACGCTGTGCGGCCACTACGGTGGCGAGGCCATCCGTTACGACCGCTTTGGCAACAACATCGTCCACTCGGTGCTGGCCGACTACCAGGGCGACGTGAACGGCGGGAATGGCAAGCTGCGCGTGATGAAATTCGTCCCGGCGGAAAACATCATCCGCATCGAGACCTACTCCACGCACACGAACCAGTGGTACACGAACTCCGGCGCGCAGATCTCGATCCCCTTCGAGATGGGCATCGTGAATGGCGGCATCTATGAGCTGGAGCCGCTATGCGCGCCTGGCAGCCGCATGGAAGTGCGCAGCGGCAATTCCGCGAACAGCTCGAACGTCTCGTTGTGGACCGACAACAACTCGAACCCACAGCGCTGGCGCGTGGAACTGCAGACCGATGGCTCCTACGAGCTCATCCCCCAGCACGCCACCGGCATGCGCCTGAACGTGGCGTCCGCGGGCACGTCGAACGGGACGAACGTGGATATCTACGCCGACCAGAATTCGAACTCGCAGCGCTTCGTCCTGCAGAGCCAGAGCGACGGCTGGTATGAGATCGCGCCGAAGCACGCGCCGGCCATGCGGCTGGACGTGCAAGGCGGTCTGAGCGCGAACAACACGAACATCCGTCTCTACACCGACAACAACAGCGCCGCGCAGCGCTGGAAGCTGATCAAGCAACCCTGA
- a CDS encoding RNA polymerase sigma factor, whose protein sequence is MDTSEHQRKFAEWTGEHGAILHHVVNGFASGADRHDLRQEVMLAVWKSIPAYRGQAKPTTYLYRVCHNAALMWKRSEKNYRHRIDRFTAETREDAGMAIPPAVHRGSGAEERLELLYAAIHRLKLLDRSLILMWLDGLSYHEMAEILGLTEGNVGIKINRIKGQLTQTLKGNDHGPR, encoded by the coding sequence GTGGACACCTCCGAACATCAAAGGAAATTCGCCGAGTGGACCGGGGAGCACGGTGCGATCCTGCATCACGTGGTGAATGGATTCGCGTCCGGGGCGGACCGGCATGACCTGCGCCAGGAGGTGATGCTGGCCGTCTGGAAATCCATCCCCGCCTACCGCGGCCAGGCGAAGCCGACGACCTATCTCTACCGCGTCTGCCACAATGCCGCGCTGATGTGGAAGCGCTCGGAGAAGAACTACCGTCACCGCATCGATCGCTTCACGGCGGAGACCCGCGAGGACGCAGGCATGGCGATTCCGCCTGCCGTGCACCGTGGCTCCGGGGCGGAGGAGCGGCTGGAGCTTCTCTACGCCGCGATCCACCGGCTGAAGCTGCTGGACCGCTCGCTGATCCTGATGTGGCTGGACGGCCTGAGCTACCACGAGATGGCAGAGATCCTGGGACTCACGGAGGGCAACGTCGGCATCAAGATCAACCGCATCAAAGGACAACTCACCCAAACACTGAAAGGAAACGACCATGGACCTCGCTGA